A genomic window from Candidatus Neomarinimicrobiota bacterium includes:
- a CDS encoding DUF2914 domain-containing protein — MKHKLSWIGIFLGTFLFWVFPFQNELTAQEAVSIEEMVFCEDVVDRTPVNPGTEFEAGVEKVYCFTAVANPGPKTTITHVWSHEGEEKTRVEMNVGTSSRWRTWSKFQPEWTGSWNVTVLDAAGTEIGSADFNFGPLEAAPEPEAEPEETVTEEEMGVPEEPEEVPEAPETEEEVPDLGTEEEVAPPEAAPEDTVAQDTSGLK; from the coding sequence ATGAAACATAAACTGTCCTGGATTGGCATATTCTTGGGTACGTTTCTTTTCTGGGTGTTCCCGTTTCAGAATGAACTCACGGCACAGGAGGCGGTCAGTATCGAAGAGATGGTCTTCTGTGAAGACGTAGTGGATCGTACCCCGGTGAATCCGGGCACCGAATTTGAGGCGGGTGTGGAAAAAGTCTACTGTTTCACGGCTGTCGCGAATCCTGGACCCAAAACAACGATTACCCATGTATGGAGTCATGAGGGTGAGGAGAAGACGCGTGTCGAAATGAACGTGGGTACTTCGTCCCGCTGGCGAACGTGGAGCAAGTTTCAGCCTGAATGGACCGGGTCATGGAACGTCACCGTACTCGACGCAGCTGGAACAGAGATAGGGAGTGCTGATTTTAACTTTGGACCTTTGGAAGCCGCTCCTGAACCTGAAGCTGAGCCTGAAGAGACCGTGACGGAGGAAGAAATGGGGGTCCCCGAAGAACCTGAAGAAGTGCCAGAGGCCCCAGAAACTGAGGAGGAAGTCCCGGATTTAGGGACTGAAGAAGAGGTG